Proteins found in one Crassostrea angulata isolate pt1a10 chromosome 3, ASM2561291v2, whole genome shotgun sequence genomic segment:
- the LOC128176116 gene encoding D-galactoside-specific lectin-like has product MKQLYIYIRFKFYYVSLKMKTLFLFTCLLLLFEVGESWVWGGSSWYGTTTTSICQNQKLTLHCGHGRVIKIRHANYGRTNYFTCPRGNLHTDDCESSDTKEIVKKRCNGRRKCTLTATNSIFGNPCHGTTKYLEVTFKCIHDDEKRSLKNVK; this is encoded by the exons ATGaaacagttatatatatatatcaggttCAAGTTTTATTATGTAAGTCTTAAAATGAAAACTCTGTTTCTATTCACCTGTCTCCTACTTTTATTTGAAG TTGGAGAGTCATGGG TTTGGGGAGGCAGCAGCTGGTATGGAACGACAACAACATCAATTTGTCAGAACCAGAAACTCACTCTGCATTGTGGTCATGGCAGAGTGATTAAAATCCGGCATGCCAACTACGGTAGGACAAACTACTTTACCTGTCCACGAGGAAATCTTCACACAGATGATTGTGAAAGCAGCGATACAAAGGAAATTGTAAAAAAGCGCTGTAATGGAAGAAGAAAATGCACGCTTACAGCAACAAATTCCATCTTTGGTAATCCTTGTCATGGTACAACTAAATACCTGGAAGTGACATTTAAATGTATCC ATGACGATGAAAAAAGATCTTTAAAGAATGTGAAATAA